The sequence ATCTACCCTGCTAACTGTGTATACGTATAAAGGCACTACTTTGCTGCCATATTACATGAACCATCATCTTATAAACAGTCATATTGTGCTTTAGTTGCTATGCAAGTGTGTATCCTTGCATGCTCAATCAGTTTATTTTCCTGATCTTTTTACTTAGTAATAAACCAGGCATCCTTTGCCATCAAGTGCAGATATATGCTGACAGAAGAAGGCAAAGAGATTGCACAGGAGTGTCTTTTGAGGTCAGGAATTGCCGATTCCAAAGAAATATCAGCATCTTTGACTGGATTTTCGAATTTGAATAAAAGGGACAAACCAGATAAGGCGACATCTAGCAAATCATCAAATTTGGAAGTTCGACATACTACCTCAGTGAAAGAAAGGGCAGTGCCATTATCTCAATCATCTGACAATGTGAGAGAAAGGGCAGTTCCATTATCTCAATCGACTggcaaaaagaaaatgaatgtCATTCCATCTGAATGTCTTGACAGGGTACTTTTTCTGTTTTAAATGTGCAACTTTGGATTTATTGCTTTCATCAGTCTTCAAgataaacataaatatgtaaatataaaaGTGCTCTATTTAATGCTTGCTAGTTGCCAAATTTGGTTCATGTTCTATGCAGTTTTTATGGTCTAGGGTGATGCTGCAGCATCATTGCCACTACCATATTAGATTAGACCAAGTACAGCAATTCCTGTATCCTGTGTTTGGCTACTGTTTGCTGCAGAAGCTGTAAAAGTTGTTTTCTAAGCATTGACCATCGAGATATCTCCTTTTTTTCCGctcaaaaattatgtttgaaTGCGTTAAAGAATTCAATCCTTATTATATTTTCATCACTTAGTAAGTCCTTCCACTTGTTCAAGTCTTGGACTTGTTGATGTTTTTACGACTGTTTTTTCTCAGAGAAACTGGAAAAGGACTGAATAAATATTTGCTTTGTGATCTTAGAAAGATTCACCCAAATTACTGTAGCATCTTTATATTAAGCGTACCTCCAAGCAGATCTAAAGGTCCAATATTTGATAACAGTCCTTATCCTTGATTATCTCTTTGGGAGGGTAGAAAGAAAAGGCTGTGTATCTATATGCATCCAGTCAGTGATATGACATCTCTAGCCTATTCTATTATACACAATATTTCCTTTCAgcaactttttcttttatttccacTGAAAGATGTTTCTTGAGTTCTACTTTGCGATGCTTCAAAGttgtttctttcttcttttaagaTTCTTTTTGAAGTAATCCTGGCGTTTGTTGAACTTATTCAATTATCAATTTGTGCTTCGTCTTTTGTTCTGTGCATCTGATGTTGATTAGGTTCTTGTAGTTTATTCAAATGGGATTCTCCAAGGAACAAGTAATTCAGGCTTACTCTGAAGTGTTAGAAACATCACCGAACAAAGATATATTGTTACTCTGGCCATCTGTTCTGTGTCGTCTTCGAGAAGATCAAGTTTATGGTTTGTTTTTTATGACTCCCTTTAGATAAGTTCGTGTTGattatattgttgatactaAGATTTAAGCATTCATAGTTTGGATTGGTAGAGGTGCTGAATAAAACCGTTATAAtttatgtcctttttcatgaCTTTGGTGCCTCTCAATGCCCAGGTCAAGTTGGCAGTACTAGAGTTGAAGATAGACTATTCGAGTCTACTTGCAATGGAACATTAAATAGTGCAAAGCCTTCTTGTCGTGCTGATTTTGCACATTGTTCGAATGCTTTGAGAGCTTGTTCATCCACTGTAAGTGCAGAGTGATACTATCTTTTATCTGAGTTTAATGACACATTAAAATGTATTACTGAAGACAAAAAACATGCATagaaaattatgttgttttCTGTTTTTAATTTGTTCGTTCAATAATGTGTTCAGGTTGTTGATGAGCAAATACCATGTCTGGATTTTAGATCCAATCTCTTGGCTGCGCCGCCATTGGCCAATggagagaaatttaaagatGTTTATGAAGTAGTTTTGATATTAGATGATCGGGAGCAGTTTACTTCTCGAGGGTAAGTAAGCTTCAGTTTGTTCATTTTTGACAACAATTTTTCAGTTTGTTCATTTTTTACTGCAATTTTAGTTTACCGTCAGTATTATTGTGACACTTGAGACCTGAGTGTGTGACCTAGTGGTCAATTAAGTGTGAGCGAACCTCGGAGACCAAGGTTTAAATCCCAATTCCCAGCAGATGCTCGGTGAAATAGTCGAAGTGTGTGCAGAAGGCCCAGAAGTGACCACCATGTATAAAAACCCAGTATTATTATGATGGTTTACCACTTCTTTAAGCACTATTacaattaatttctttttctcatGTTTGCTTAGACCAGAGATGTGGTGATATTCACTAAACCATATTCAGGTTATCTGCTGAAGTCTTGTGTAACTTATCCTATTAGCTTAAATCTTATATATCGGCATTCAACCGCATGCCTGGTGCTCTGGAGATGGCAATCTTTATGGATTAAACTTCGGATCCGCTCCAATGTTAccgattttaaaagaaaataaaaagtaattctGATCCAGCTCCAAGTTTCTTCCAGCTTTTCTGCAATGGTGCACTTTGACATGCCAGATATTCGACTCTCCCTATCACTCAATTCTGTAAACAGATTATACCTTAGTAAAgctgtttttttttaacttgcCACTAATTTGAAAGGTGACCTAGCAGCATCGCTACCTTACTGTGCTAATATGGAAGTAGAAAAAAGACCTGATTTTTTCCTGATCAAGTTCTGTTTATTCTGAATATTAAAAGGATATCTGTATAAATATCTAACAATTTATTTGCTCAGAGAAAGCAAAGATTGATTTGTCCTCAGATTATTggttatttcatatatatacttgaaactTTGCTGATTAAGGGAGTAAGCATTCAGATACAATAATGCCTAGAGGGTGCTGTTTTCATCTACTATTGTTAAGTAAAAATAGAGACACGAGAACGATATCATTAAAGTTTTAGTCTTTCAGCTCTCCTTTTTATTTCCCAAATGCAACCCCTCCCCCAACATGTGCcgcaaaataaagagaagaacaAATCCAGGATGACCAGAAAATTAGCAATGCAGTAAAAAGACATCCTTGATGTGAAGATCTTTAACTTTTGTCTTGTACTTGTCTATTTTTGATGGGATGTTTAATTggctatttttttttcttgtggaGTCATTGAAATTTGTGCCGTTATTCAGGTCACGATCCAGGAAGATAGTTGACAACGTCAGCacacaatttaaaattaaaatagatgtAAGCTTTTGCAATCTTTCCTCTTTAAGTATCTCTTTTCTTGTGCTTTCTTCTATTAACTGAGGCAGGAGCAATTATATGAGATATCAGATAAGTAATAGTAAAACACTTTATTTTGGTCAGCTttcaattatttgaaaattctcACCATGTGTTCCAtgcttatttttttaagttgtaGATGCTTCTTTCTTATAAGTAATTAAAGATCTTATAAATCTTTGCAGTAAGTCCTTTCTCAAAATAGTCTTTGCACTTAGCCACTGAATAAGGCATAACTACAGTTCTTTGCATCCTCTGTGGTGTCTAGCATTGCATCTAGTTCAAGTGCAACACCAGATTGAACCAAAAGCTACCAAGAAAACATCTTTGCTTAAGGCTGTAATATTTCTCTTTTCTGCTATGTCTTTCAAGCCAGATAGTTCACCAAATGGCCAGAGGTTAGTATTCCAAGTCTTTAAGAGATTTCTTTCCATCCTTGCAAGAACTCAATAATGGTTTTTGGCATGCGTCAACCATGTCAACTATTACCAAAAGTATGTTCCACTACTGGCGAGTGACCCGAAGAGGTGGCAAAACTTCTTCTGAATTCTCTTCACACAATGGCCATCTGCTGCAAACTGAAATCCCCTCTTTTGCAGGTTTGCTTGGGTGAGACAAGCCTCCCAAGCAATGATCCAGGAAAAACAAGAGACCTTCAATGGTGCCTTGTTTCTCCATATCTTTTTCCAAGGTCATAAAACCCTGTCTATGCTGGAAATTAACATTCTGTAATAACTTCTTGCTGAAAAGAGACCCTTAGGATGTCTTTTCCAACCGATGGAGTTTGTTCGTTTTGATCTAAGGCTATATTACTCAACATCTGGAGCAAAAAGCGTAGTCCTTCCACTTCCCAATCACTATTATGCCTTCTGAGAAAGAGATTCCACCCTTGTGTTGAACTAAACACTGCAATTTGCTGAAGATATCCTTGAAGAGGTCTTTAGTGGAGCCTGACCCAACGTGTCTCTAATTTGTTCCAATATCCTCAGACATGTTTCCATAGTCCGGTACCATGAGGTGCTGTAGAGATTTTGGAGCTCCAGGGGCTCCAAGTATGATTTTTTTCCACCAAAACACTCCAATGTGCATTTACTTCCTTATTGAATCTCCAATGCTATTTCATCAACATGCTTCTGTTATGATTATTTAGTTTCTTATTACCAGCCCTTCTTTACTTTTGTGTCGGGTGACTCATTTTAAATTCACAAGACAAAAAGAATAAGTTTGGTTATTTCCTTGCCAAAGGAAGTCTGATTTCAATTTGTCCAATCGTTTCAAAACAGAGGAAGACATTGTGTATGTAGGAAGTGCGCTGAGCACACTGTTGATCAAAGGGATTCTGCCCCCCTAATCAAATATACTGCTGCTTTTGGCTTGCCAACTTCTTATCCATCTTACCAATTACTTCACTCCATATTGTCACTGATTTATATACGTCTCCCAGAGGTAAGTCGTAAGCCCAACTACTTCGTGGGAAGAGTTCTGACATTGCGGAATTGGCTAGTTGACTGATATTTGGCTTTATTACTGGAAAGAGAGAACTTTCGTGAAGTTAATGTGAAACTCCAAGACAGCTTCACAAAAGGTAGAATCATCCCCCAAATCAAATCGGATGTTTCTCTGTATCACAGATGGTCAAAGTATTGTCTGCATATAAAATGTTAGTGATTTGGAGATTTCAATGGCCTCTACGGTCCGTTCAAAACCTAAGATCTAATCTGCTTGTACTGCACTAATATCTTGCTAAGACCCTCCATGACATgaataaagagaaaagaagatttaGGATCACCTCGTGGTAGTGATAGATGCTAGTACTCTATAATTGGAGACAGGACTGCTGggaatttcttcatttttttctttctttacctttattatatttctagcagtttcaaattttcagtttatcaaaatataaataaggcAAAGGGTTTCTAGCAATTTCATCTATGTTGGAATCAGATACTTCATTAGTACTTTTAAAGGATACTTGCACAATTTGTAAACGATGAGTCATCACACTCATCTgatattgaaaaggaaaaaggtaCCTTTAAAGGGTATTAACACTGTAGTTGCGATACTTACTGTCTCAACAAGGCTTAGGGTCGCATAGTATCTGCCGGTGGCCGTGCTTAATGTTGAAACCCTAATAAGCATACAacatagtttttaaaactattgGCTCCCTATATATTCCACAGCAGCTGATAGACGTAAGATTAATTTTGGCACTTCCATAGGTTAGGCGCTTGCCTGTTGGTGATGCAATCTGGATAGCTCGTAACAAAGTTATTGGCACTGAATACGTTCTTGACTTTATTGTGGAGAGGAAGAACGTTGAAGATTTGCAAAGTTCAATAAGGGATAACCGATATAGAGATCAGAAGCTGCGTCTTTTGGTATTTTCTCATCTTCTTTTCCTTTGGGGGCTGGTTAAGTACATTTGATATGCTGTGGTTATATTTACTTGTGTATCCGACCTTTTATATCGTCTTTTTGTAATTTCGAGCTTTTTTTCATTGTACTGAGCCTTCCACAGCCATTATACATTGACATAAGATTAGTGATAATGCAGTTTGCTCTGTtagaaatgtatttttttaagcCTATGACTCTAAGCCCTGATGATCTGTATGAATGTGTATGTCGTTATTCAAAAGCAAAAGTGTAGTTTAATTTATTGGCATTCACATATTGCACTACACATCCTTTAAGACTGGCGTGATTTACTGTTAATGATATTGTACGACTTATCAACAACAAAGGAAAACTATAAAGGGATTAAACTGCTGTTTTATCTCTTGTAATGATGGTAAATGGGAAATTGAGCAACTAGTTTTATTATAGCGAGTGAGTACAGGCACTTACAtgaatactttttaaatttcttgaatgttttaTCTGTACTTTCATTTCGTTATGGGACTAACTTTACTAGTTTTATCACAATGAGTGAGTACATGCACTTATATgcatactttttaaatttcttgactGTCTTATCTATACTTTCATTTCGTTATGGGACTTACTTTCGCTCAGTGAGCTAGAATCTTGATATTCGATAGTATTCAAATTGATCCTTTTGAGATCTgatcatttttgttaatattgttAAATTCTAGTAAATAAAAAGATGCAGTGATGGGTTGAACACAGCCAATCTTGTACTCATTAAGGTATTAGATAGACCTGCAGCTTAGTTTGAATTATGTTTTAACGTACATCAACTGTGAATATCAGTTGCTGGTACGGAATGTCAAAAGAGGAGAAGACATCCTTTTGAATACTAATTATAATTTTCAACTACTGGATTTGGCTTAAGTTGTAGGGATTATCTAGTTCAGAGACAAATTTTGCAGAGTGTGTTATATACTTAATTCCcctgtcccaatttatgtggcaccatttgacttgacacaaagtttaaaaaagaaaggaagactTGTGAATTTTTGTGGTCTCAAACAAACCTTAACCATTTGTGTGGTTAAATATTAAGGGTAAAGGAGGAATTTTAAAGTCAAGTTGTTTTTGATTATAGAAATGTGATATTTCTTTTGGGATGGAGGGAGTAATATTATTTCTTGTACAATGTATAAGTTAACATGTGTTTTTGAAAAAGGGATTGTTTAAAACAAGAGAATACTTGGTCATTTTAGTTGGTTTAATCCATGTACTACATCCCCTTGTTATTTTTCCACCTCCCATCCCTCATAAAATAATGCATAGGATCCCACATAATTATGCAAATACTCCCTCTATTCCTATTCAGTTGTCCACTTTAAAAGTGGCACACATATTAAGGCACCAATTATTATCATAGGAtagttacaattttacccttaactTAAAAGCCTCCCtaagtataataaatgtattttctggttccaaaaagcatgcattacaacttagtagtactaaaaattttctagaattaaataagggcatattaggaaaaaaaatattttcctttcttgatttgttgaaatggacaagtaaatagggacaaatataaaagaaaatatggacaagtaaatagggacagagggagtagtATTTAGAGAAAATGGTCAAATGACCTCCTAATTTATAGTCGAATTCTCAACTACACATTTATACTTTTCTggggtcctattaccccctaaaatattttaaagcgGAATATAAACAACCCTAAAACTAGACAACCATATTCTTTCCATGTAGTGTGCACCACGCGTTGCTAGTTGtcaaaatcacataaaaaagaacaaaaaaaaacgtaattatgtttctttttcttcatcatcttcttcctcttcacTTGTCCTAAGTCATGCTTCAAATTTTTCACTGTAACTCTCCAGAACCTCTCTCTCCACCCCGTTCCTCTCTAATCACTCCCCACCCCCGCTCCACCTTCTATAACCCACAAATTAAGTATCAATATTCATCAGCAACACCACAACAACTACTTTATTAGCTATTTAAACCTCCATTTTCACCTCTCCCACTCAAATTCCACAATGGTAATTCCAATTTCAAGCTTGAAGTTCTCGTTGATCGTCTTAGAATTGAGGATGAATAcacccttttatttattttttaaattgtgaaGGATTAAGGCCTTCTACATTTAAAGAAATCATTGAATTATTGGGATTGAGTAGAATCAATTGATTGTTGCTGCTCAACTTCGTGAAGTTCTTATTATGTGTAGGTTAGATTCCTTCATCGTACGTTAAGAAAGACTAAAAATAAGATCCGAAGGTTGATAAATTTTGCCTGAGCAAAAAATTGATGacttaaatttatctttttactacataaatattaatttttatgatgatttgATGATTCTGATGGTTAATGGATGTGAGTTATTTAGTGAgataaattatgaaaagtattaGGAGATGGGTGTGGAGATAGAGCTGCTATGGTGATAGTGGTTCAACAATGGTAATGGAGATTTATAGGTATGGTGGGTTTGATGAGAGAGATGGGGAAAAATGATAAAggtaaaagaaatgaaaaagtaaagaaaatagaattaaaggcaaaagttgaaaaatgatatttaacaaaaagttaaaatatttttgaaatgttttttatCAGTTCTGTCTCTTCCATGCCTTTGAGAGTGTGAGCTGTGCCATATCAGCATTTAAGGGTACATTTATTCTGCTTTTAAAAAGTCtgagggggtaataggacatcCGTAAAATATAAGTGTATAGTTGAGAATTCGACTATGGGTTAGGGAGGCATTTGACCATTTTCTCTAGTATTTATGTTAGCAATAATAGTGTATAAATAATGCtgaattttatgcatataaaaaaatgtaaccAAACATGGCATTGCTTATGCTGAAATGTTGGTAGTATCACTCTTCACAATTGAAATCAAAAGAGGACCTAGTGTTTGTGAACTTAATGAGCTGGGTTTTGCTTGTGTTTACAATTTGTTTCTTGTGACAAAGGTTGTTCCACACCTTTTTGCTTAGAGCGGGAGTGGTTCGTAGTCTCTTCTCTTAGTTACTGATGCCTATAATAACTAAGGGTGAATGTTTGATTGGATTTCCATTTCGGGGATTGGACTTGTATCATAGTTTCCATGggcaataaataataaagacgAAAGAAGAATGACCATATGGGCTTAACATCTCTACTTAGAAATGTCATGATCCTTTGGAAGAAGTTTGTTGTCACAACTCACAAGCTCCATTTTGGTTCCTTTGATTATTTCCCCATAATTCTTAAGTGGGTTTTCTGTTGATTTATGCCAGAGATGTGGACTCAAGAAGCTGATATATGTCATTGAAGGAGATCCTAATGCTTGTGCTGCTGCCGAAAGCATCAAAACAGCGTAAGTTTTAAGTTTCTCTTCTTCTGGTTTCTTTATATGTAGTTGGATCCAGCAAAGACATCTTAGCTTTTCGTTTTTACTTgatgtttttaaatttctacTTCTGATTTACCCATAATTGCATTAGTTGTTTCACAACCGAGATCTTGGAGGGCTTTGATGTGCAAAGAACAAGTGGTTTGGGAGAGACTCTGAGAAAGTATGGCTATCTTACTCAAGGAATCAATCAGTACTACAGCTGCATGGATAATGAGCGGTCTGATTCCAGGCTTTGCCCCAAGTTTAAAGAATTTGTTAGGAAGTGTGAAGATCTCGATAAAATGACAGTTAGCGATGTGTTTGCCATCCAACTAATGCAGGTACATATTTTCACAACAAAGTTGGCATAAATTTAAGCTTCcttattaataaaatacttgTGGACTTAAAAATCTTAATCTTGGGTTGTCGGGATTTTCTGCTTGATAATAATCATGAATTATATGTACTAGTAGGTCACTGTTTCTATGTAAAAACACCTCCACCAAGTTTGGGAAATGGTATGTGTATTAGCCACGAATTCACTCATTAGCTGTATTTTAATGGAGTGATTTTAATGCGTGCAGGTCCCACAGGTGACAGAGGAAGCTGCTATTGCTGTTCTTGATGTGTATCCAACACTTTCATCTCTTGCTCGTGCTTACTCTCTGCTTGTGAGTTTGCTGTTAAAAGCTTCTTGTTTACCCCCCTGTATTTGAACAAAGAAAGATAAGAATATCCTTCGTTCCAGAATTTTGGGCATACTCCCACATTTAAGGCAAGAAGGAAAACTGATTAAAAGTGAGAGAACAGAACACTAGACTACTTCATGACTTCATCTATTTAGAGTTTGCCAACCTCACATGATTGCACTAATTCATGCAAAAGGCTTGTTGCCTAGAGATGCTTGGACATCCCTCAAGATAATTCATTCTAAAGAGATTGTAGCATTGCACTATTAAAGTAAATGCATCACTTGTTGGCAAGTACGTCATAAGGTCATTAGGACTTAGGAAAGCTATATACGTGTATTTCGTTTTGGTGCcaaatacatcataaaatggatgaaatttaaatgaaaaaccATTATAGGTGATGTGACTTTTCATGGGGAACATGGCTTACAACTGCCACTTTAGGTGTATTCTCTTCCTTGTATTATAGTGCTAATAAAAGCTATCTGTGGGAGAGAGAACAAAAGGATTGCAGTGTTTGAGAAGCCCTTAAAGTTAACTGGATATCTGtgaaatttatccttcaatTGTTAACAAATTCTTTGGAGGCTATGCGCCATAGTATTCCTTTCACTATGTAGTGTATGAAAAACGCCTGGATCTCTGGATCTGTATTCGTTCTCTTTGCAAATTCTCCGCCCAGTAGTTCTCATTAAGATCATCCAAGAactgtttcttatttttttggcGATTCCATTGTGGTTTTTTTCCAGGACGGTGATGTTCGTGCACAAGAGGAAATGCTCAAGGAGCAGAGCAACAACTTAGTGAGTTCAGCTGCTAGTAAAAACATTTTTCGACTGGTCTGGAGCAGCTGATTTCTGTCAGTCAAGATAATTGATAATGCTGTACAGGATTTCTaatattttgtgtatatatCCAAAAAAGCCTCATCTTCTAGCTATTACATTGGTTACATCTGTCATTCAAACTAGCTATTTGTGTGATTTGCTGGAGGATCACTACTTTATTTTTTAGTGCAGATAAATCAAAGAAGCCCTTAATATCAAGGTTTTTCTTGTTCTTACTGCATCTGGTTCTGTCTTTGTTCAAATTTTGGTTGAAGAATTAGAGTGAATTCAAGAATGAAAAGTTTGATTATTTCCCCCACAAAGTTTGGCCTGTGTGATCATAGTACTtacaatgtattttttttttaatatttcaaagtATTCATGATACTTACAATGTACACAACTTTGGTGAACTTTAATATACtctctttttcctcttttgatTAACTACTATTAAATAAAGATCTTTCTTTAccaaatgttcttttttttcatatacaaaTGTTAGCTTCAAAACCATGTGAAGGAATATAAGCATCCAATGCAAAACTTTCATTAAAGTTCTGAACAGAGTGATCCCCAGACTAAAATAAACATAGATAAATTTCAatctataaaattattattattattttttatatatagagtaaaaatatacaaaattattaattttttttataaccgcGCGAAACATGCATAATTTCACTAATGGATAAATAAGTGAATTGGAGTATAAAAAGCAGGTTATGGTTCCTATGGGCATGTAATGAAAAGCACTAAAGAAGAATAAAGGAGTTATCTTCGGcatcttctttttgtttattgCTAAACTTTAACTCTTTTTTTGCCCTTTATCTTTTGGACAAAACTTGGAATTATTTAATCTAATATACAACTATCATTAGAAAACACACACCATGGTATGTCATATTAAGCTTTGGAAAGCAATGTCGAAGCCATAATTTTCACTAAGGGATTCAAAGGTATAAAGAAATAAACACACAAAGAAACATAAGGAAATTCAACACCTACTATAGATacttaaaaatgattttaatcatGTATTGATAGTGAAATTCTCCGCCAAAGGGATAAGGATGAAACCCTCGGTCCTACCTAGCTCCGTCCTAGTTGGAAAGATCATTTAACTAATTTAAGTGCAGTGTTGAACAGCAATTGATTGTTTTAGTTTCCATGTTTGGAGTTCCATTTTACATATAGatatagtaaagaaaaagagTGAAAATTGAAATGTAGTTCTACATTTTGCCTcaatacttataaaaataatgaaaagaaagtTACTTTAAAGTGTCCAAGAGAGGATGGCTTCTAACCAACTTTGTCTGAATTATACAACTGACAATTATTTTGCTGCTCTCATATCTTTAGACAAGATTCAGGATGTTTCCCCTTCTTAAAGCTATCAATACTTTATTCCtcacaaaaataaaactaaggTACACAAATTTAACTTAATTGTTCATTATTTGAAATATAGATTAGTTGGTGTAAATTTTCTGTGATGAGAGAAGTTGATGTTGTCTTGAAGTTTCTCAAAGTTCTTTTATGAACCAGGTAAAGCCTCCATAGCTATCATGAGCTTTCAAGAATATATATTCCGTTAACGAGTGAAGTGAAttgattttatgataatattgcataGTGTAATGTTATTGAATAACTAAGTTTGAACAGTGCTGCAATTGCAGGTGTTCTcaggaaaaaaaatcatttatcatAAGAGTTGTTGAGCCAGTATTGTGGTGATGGGAAAAGAAATGGGAGTTGAAAAGCTTCTGGTTTTGTTTTTGGTACTAATCTCAATAAGATATTCAGAGCAATTACAATCATCTCAAGTGCAAACTCTTTTGAGAATTCAACATCTTTTGAACTATCCAACAGCTTTGAGTAGTTGGAATAATGAGACAGATTTCTGTAAGATTGAGCCAAGTTCAACTGTTACTGTTGTGTGCTACGACGAAAACATAACTCAGTTGCATATAATAGGGAGAAAGGGGACTTCCCCATTACCTAGAAAGTTCTCCATTCGTTCATTTGTCAACGCGCTTGCCAAGCTTCCTAGCTTGAAAGTCCTTAGATTAGTTTCTCTTGGTTTATGGGGGCCATTGCCTGAAAAACTTTCGAGACTTTCAGCTCTCGAGATACTTGACTTGAGTTCAAATTACTTTCACAGTGGC comes from Solanum pennellii chromosome 1, SPENNV200 and encodes:
- the LOC107005575 gene encoding crossover junction endonuclease MUS81 isoform X2, yielding MENKKVVVCPENEELAAYMWNKKQEMAQSPNGISENISMTLQKAYTNLCKSKTPIKTLKEFSKIKGVGKWLLRLMKGFFEADDGDASSSEESDDSTGKAMKIHDSRSTTNGEKFMHKQELIDATEASGLSRAPVGPEKGKGKPGQFSSPRDWYSGWSCMAKLVSKALVAKSSCPAKYMLTEEGKEIAQECLLRSGIADSKEISASLTGFSNLNKRDKPDKATSSKSSNLEVRHTTSVKERAVPLSQSSDNVRERAVPLSQSTGKKKMNVIPSECLDRFIQMGFSKEQVIQAYSEVLETSPNKDILLLWPSVLCRLREDQVYGQVGSTRVEDRLFESTCNGTLNSAKPSCRADFAHCSNALRACSSTVVDEQIPCLDFRSNLLAAPPLANGEKFKDVYEVVLILDDREQFTSRGSRSRKIVDNVSTQFKIKIDVRRLPVGDAIWIARNKVIGTEYVLDFIVERKNVEDLQSSIRDNRYRDQKLRLLRCGLKKLIYVIEGDPNACAAAESIKTACFTTEILEGFDVQRTSGLGETLRKYGYLTQGINQYYSCMDNERSDSRLCPKFKEFVRKCEDLDKMTVSDVFAIQLMQVPQVTEEAAIAVLDVYPTLSSLARAYSLLDGDVRAQEEMLKEQSNNLVSSAASKNIFRLVWSS
- the LOC107005575 gene encoding crossover junction endonuclease MUS81 isoform X1, producing MENKKVVVCPENEELAAYMWNKKQEMAQSPNGISENISMTLQKAYTNLCKSKTPIKTLKEFSKIKGVGKWLLRLMKGFFEADDGDASSSEESDDSTGKGKKNKGTKRYMPQKNSVAYALLITLYRSTTNGEKFMHKQELIDATEASGLSRAPVGPEKGKGKPGQFSSPRDWYSGWSCMAKLVSKALVAKSSCPAKYMLTEEGKEIAQECLLRSGIADSKEISASLTGFSNLNKRDKPDKATSSKSSNLEVRHTTSVKERAVPLSQSSDNVRERAVPLSQSTGKKKMNVIPSECLDRFIQMGFSKEQVIQAYSEVLETSPNKDILLLWPSVLCRLREDQVYGQVGSTRVEDRLFESTCNGTLNSAKPSCRADFAHCSNALRACSSTVVDEQIPCLDFRSNLLAAPPLANGEKFKDVYEVVLILDDREQFTSRGSRSRKIVDNVSTQFKIKIDVRRLPVGDAIWIARNKVIGTEYVLDFIVERKNVEDLQSSIRDNRYRDQKLRLLRCGLKKLIYVIEGDPNACAAAESIKTACFTTEILEGFDVQRTSGLGETLRKYGYLTQGINQYYSCMDNERSDSRLCPKFKEFVRKCEDLDKMTVSDVFAIQLMQVPQVTEEAAIAVLDVYPTLSSLARAYSLLDGDVRAQEEMLKEQSNNLVSSAASKNIFRLVWSS
- the LOC107005575 gene encoding crossover junction endonuclease MUS81 isoform X3; this encodes MMAMLRPLRRVMTPLGKDMILDQLEVTQFLSVSLGKKNKGTKRYMPQKNSVAYALLITLYRSTTNGEKFMHKQELIDATEASGLSRAPVGPEKGKGKPGQFSSPRDWYSGWSCMAKLVSKALVAKSSCPAKYMLTEEGKEIAQECLLRSGIADSKEISASLTGFSNLNKRDKPDKATSSKSSNLEVRHTTSVKERAVPLSQSSDNVRERAVPLSQSTGKKKMNVIPSECLDRFIQMGFSKEQVIQAYSEVLETSPNKDILLLWPSVLCRLREDQVYGQVGSTRVEDRLFESTCNGTLNSAKPSCRADFAHCSNALRACSSTVVDEQIPCLDFRSNLLAAPPLANGEKFKDVYEVVLILDDREQFTSRGSRSRKIVDNVSTQFKIKIDVRRLPVGDAIWIARNKVIGTEYVLDFIVERKNVEDLQSSIRDNRYRDQKLRLLRCGLKKLIYVIEGDPNACAAAESIKTACFTTEILEGFDVQRTSGLGETLRKYGYLTQGINQYYSCMDNERSDSRLCPKFKEFVRKCEDLDKMTVSDVFAIQLMQVPQVTEEAAIAVLDVYPTLSSLARAYSLLDGDVRAQEEMLKEQSNNLVSSAASKNIFRLVWSS
- the LOC107005575 gene encoding crossover junction endonuclease MUS81 isoform X4; this translates as MKIHDSRSTTNGEKFMHKQELIDATEASGLSRAPVGPEKGKGKPGQFSSPRDWYSGWSCMAKLVSKALVAKSSCPAKYMLTEEGKEIAQECLLRSGIADSKEISASLTGFSNLNKRDKPDKATSSKSSNLEVRHTTSVKERAVPLSQSSDNVRERAVPLSQSTGKKKMNVIPSECLDRFIQMGFSKEQVIQAYSEVLETSPNKDILLLWPSVLCRLREDQVYGQVGSTRVEDRLFESTCNGTLNSAKPSCRADFAHCSNALRACSSTVVDEQIPCLDFRSNLLAAPPLANGEKFKDVYEVVLILDDREQFTSRGSRSRKIVDNVSTQFKIKIDVRRLPVGDAIWIARNKVIGTEYVLDFIVERKNVEDLQSSIRDNRYRDQKLRLLRCGLKKLIYVIEGDPNACAAAESIKTACFTTEILEGFDVQRTSGLGETLRKYGYLTQGINQYYSCMDNERSDSRLCPKFKEFVRKCEDLDKMTVSDVFAIQLMQVPQVTEEAAIAVLDVYPTLSSLARAYSLLDGDVRAQEEMLKEQSNNLVSSAASKNIFRLVWSS